Proteins encoded together in one Microcaecilia unicolor chromosome 3, aMicUni1.1, whole genome shotgun sequence window:
- the LOC115464286 gene encoding LOW QUALITY PROTEIN: uncharacterized protein LOC115464286 (The sequence of the model RefSeq protein was modified relative to this genomic sequence to represent the inferred CDS: inserted 2 bases in 1 codon; deleted 1 base in 1 codon), producing MGANIAPQPGYGPYCFQINGTVYHRTAALHPQNANQRQFAQLYILDPDEAAVQRLRISTNAHINHTLMRQLSDFMARENPFSDACKMLYEAENECICEAQQRRVEPPTVSMAIVQDRKNDSRRYNAPRANEVAFIFQNTDGESPLHIDLIIHFQNKPNEENKIEIISVLDPNLEPMVYPLLFPYGDQSWGIHIPLSKQPKCIMHLYHKSNNPRLRVTQMQYYGYRLAIRDKFNPFLSAGKLTQQYFVDAYIKTEENRQNKKLLRIEKYSGLMDHLASEAANGGYTPVQAFILPSSFAGSPRNMHQNFQDAMAIVCKYGKPDLFITMTCNPRWEEITQNLKKGQAPELRPDLMARVFHLKLXELLHDICKKHILGVPLAKIHVIQFQKCGLPHAQTGPPRDWYNSHINVEVCASIKSVKYLFKYVYKGYDCANVVITEHQTLQHDEIKMFTDSRYVSAPETEWRLNGSEMHHQSYTIQRLEVHLPDQQSIVSHPNEVEAAVQRARARDTTLIAWFKLNAEDNPPKTILHVDIPMYYTFNKRERKWKCSNAGHDKTIRRMYAVHFSVDPEHYCLRLILLHKPGAKFFEDLKTVACVLYNTFQDAAKKMGLIDDEVLWKNTLDDALTCSMPQQIRYLFAYICIFAVPSNAFQIFQKYKLNMAQNFQHIHGCKGDCSICVQLCLQKIQAAH from the exons ATGGGAGCTAACATTGCACCACAACCCGGATATGGCCCTTATTGTTTTCAAATTAATGGTACTGTTTACCATAGAACAGCAGCACTACATCCTCAAAATGCCAATCAAAGACAATTTGCTCAATTATATATTCTTGATCCTGATGAAGCAGCCGTTCAGAGACTACGAATCTCAACAAATGCACACATCAACCATACATTAATGAGACAATTAAGCGATTTTATGGCACGAGAAAACCCATTTTCAGACGCATGCAAGATGCTCTATGAAGCAGAAAATGAATGCATATGTGAAGCACAACAAAGAAGAGTAGAACCTCCAACAGTTTCAATGGCCATTGTTCAAGATCGCAAAAACGATTCAAGACGATACAATGCCCCTAGAGCCAATGAGGtggctttcatttttcaaaatacagATGGGGAATCTCCCTTACATATAGATCTGATAATACATTTCCAAAACaagccaaatgaagaaaacaaaattgagataaTCAGTGTGTTGGACCCCAATCTAGAACCAATGGTATACCCATTACTCTTTCCATATGGAGATCAGAGCTGGGGGATACATATTCCTTTGTCTAAACAACCAAAATGTATAATGCACCTCTATCACAAGTCAAACAACCCAAGACTAAGAGTTACGCAAATGCAGTACTATGGGTACCGTTTGGCAATAAGAGACAAATTCAATCCTTTTCTTAGTGCAGGAAAACTAACGCAACAATATTTTGTGGATGCATATATTAAaacagaggaaaacagacaaaataAAAAACTGTTAAGAATTGAAAAATACTCTGGGTTAATGGACCATCTTGCAAGTGAAGCTGCAAATGGAGGATATACACCGGTCCAGGCATTTATTTTACCATCATCGTTTGCTGGCAGCCCAAGAAATATGCATCAAAATTTTCAGGATGCAATGGCAATTGTTTGCAAATATGGCAAGCCAGATCTGTTCATTACTATGACCTGCAACCCAAGATGGGAAGAAATTactcaaaatcta aaaaaaggtCAGGCACCAGAGTTACGACCTGACTTAATGGCAAGGGTGTTTCACTTAAAACT AGAGTTACTACACGATATATGCAAAAAACATATACTTGGTGTCCCTCTTGCAAAAATTCATGTCATTCAATTTCAAAAGTGTGGTTTACCTCACGCtcaaacagggccgccgagagactgg TACAATTCCCATATAAATGTGGAAGTATGTGCATCTATTAAAAGTGTAAAGTACCTCTTTAAATATGTCTATAAAGGGTACGATTGTGCCAATGTGGTTATTACAGAGCACCAAACTTTACAACATGATGAAATTAAAATGTTTACTGACTCTAGATATGTTAGTGCTCCTGAAACTGAATGGCGATTAAACGGTTCTGAAATGCATCACCAATCATATACTATCCAGAGATTGGAAGTACACTTACCAGATCAACAAAGCATTGTTTCTCACCCTAACGAAGTTGAGGCTGCAGTACAAAGAGCCAGAGCCAGGGACACCACTTTAATAGCGTGgtttaaacttaatgcagaagaCAATCCTCCAAAGACCATTTTGCATGTAGATATTCCTATGTACTATACTTTCAACAAAAGAGAACGAAAGTGGAAATGTAGCAACGCAGGACATGACAAAACAATTCGGAGAATGTatgcagttcatttttcagtggacCCTGAGCATTACTGTTTAAGGCTAATTCTACTACACAAACCAGGGGCTAAGTTCTTTGAAGACTTAAAAACAGTTGCATGTGTCCTTTATAATACATTTCAAGATGCAGCCAAGAAAATGGGGCTCATTGATGATGAAGTTCTGTGGAAGAACACCTTAGATGATGCACTCACTTGCAGCATGCCACAGCAAATCAGATacctttttgcatacatttgtatTTTTGCCGTACCATCAAATGCTTTccaaattttccaaaaatacaaacttaATATGGCACAAAATTTTCAACACATCCATGGTTGCAAAGGTGATTGCTCgatttgtgtacaattgtgcctTCAGAAAATCCAAGCTGCTCACTGA